The nucleotide sequence CGGTTGAGCAACCAAGTGGTAGGTCAATCCAAGTTCTTGAGCCACGGTCTCCTCTCTCATGGCGAGAGATCGTGAAGACGAAGAGATTCAACGATGACCCATGGGAAAAGTGGAAGCATTTCCAatgcattattatattatatggtCCTTCTGCtactgtgagagagagagagagagactcagcAGGTAATTCGCGAGGAccctctcttctctcttcccCACGCACACAAACACACACCGAACAAACAAGCAGGCAAGCAAAGCAAGTAAAAGGGCAGGGCGATGGCGACAGGACGTGGGTCGGGAGGTGGAAGATGCCCCTCTCCCCACGCCACAAATGCACACGTAGCTACAGCAttcagcagcagcaggaggaggaggaggaggaggacgacgagcgCACGTCAGATTCAATGAAGGTTTTGTCGCGTAGCGACCATAGCCCTCCTCGGTCTCCTGGACGTGGCCGCTTTGCATGCGCCGCCTCGGATCGCCCGCTCCTCTGGCCCCACTCcaccacccctctctctctctctctctctctctctctctctctaaatgctGTCCCTCAAAGCTGCATCGTCCATCTTTCCTCTTTTAATTGCTCATCACTGTGATCCAAGCCCAATGCTGCAGCATTGTGTCGACTGATACCCATTGCCACCAAAAGAAATCCAGATTGATGCCGTGTGTTTATTTAGGTGGTGATAGATAGATGTCATGCAGGAGAGAACAGATGCAAAAGGAATCGAACGTGCATGCTTGATGTAAAGAAAGAGGAAGCATATGTGGTGGGGATGCGATCCCCATACATGCTGTTTGCTCTTGAAAGGGGCTCATGTCAACCttcattgctctctctctctctctctctctcttatgccGGCCTAAGTAAACTCTCTTTTCGCTGGTCTCAACGCATGCGCTGCAAAGACCCAACCCCTCCTTCCCTCCCTCTTTTCCAAGTTGTACATCCGAGAGCAAAAAGCCGAAAAAGAAAAGGGATCAAATGTGATGCTTACAGCTCCTAAGACACCATCATGATCATGCTTTGTACGTACTAGTAGTCGCTCCTTAAGCCATGGAATGAGTGCAGCTTGCAGCGTGTGTAACCCATCTTGCTTGCTAAAAGAAAAGCTGAGGTTGACAACCTCTAGCTTCCACCCCACAGTGGCACTCAGTTTGCGTTTGAGCATAGGGAAATCAGTGCTTCTTATCATGGCCAATCATTTTTCTCTTCTTACCTTCTTACAATGTCACAAAAAATTCAGCAACCTGAGATGACCTGAAACAGTTTGCATTCGACTGAAGCGAAAGAAGTGGATTTTCTCTTCTATCTTACATTCTCACAGAGCAGTCGGCAATGCTAATCCATCAAGATGAACTCAGTTTGGATTCAACATGACCATACTTTTTGTCTTCTATCTCTCCTTACAATCTCACAAAACAGTCGGCAATCCGACCATATGAAAAGAACCAAGTGCTTCTCATCCTAATTATTTTCTCTTCTATCTTCTTATAATCTCGCAAAACAGTCAGCAATCTGAGATGCTAATCCTTTGGCACAAAGTTTATGCTCGTGGTCCTTCGAATCTTATCACTTCGGGAGCACATACCACCTTTGCCGACCCACGACAAATCTTCAAAGCTGATGGCaattctcatcatcatcattcttattcttcttcttcttcttcttttccaaaaCACTTTTCCTAGAATCACAAAAAGAAGCAGTGCAATTGCATCGAAGAGAAAACCAAAAACAAAGCCAGCGATGGCATCTTGCACTATGCTTCTTGAGAGATTTGAGTGAAGAAAACAAAAGCATTAAGCTCGCACTTGCTTCTGTTTGGTGGAAATAATTTGATATATTATGTTACAGTATAACATTTATATGTTATGACCTTCTACTAGAATTTACTTGCTCCTATCATCTTCTTGAATGCATTCACTTCATGAAAAGTTATGCTCTCTCTCAATTTTTTACTGGCAAAACAATTGTAGACAACCATAAATGTTTTTACTGTTTCATAACATATAATATTGAAGATAAATTTTAGGTTTGAAATTTCATAATGcatacaaaataaataaataaataatacattCTAAAGATGCTTTTTTGTGTGTCTGTGTGTAGATTGACATGTTGCGATTCTTCTATCTAAGTTGATCAGCACCCACTGGTTTAAGGTCAATCCATGTTTAGACTCCTTCCTTTGGTGTGCCACTTCTCAAGTCAAGATCAAAAGGCAGCCCAACCTGTTCATCTGCCATCCTCTTGTTTTGTCTCATGGAGTGGCCAACTTTTACAGAGAAGATTGCTTATTCTAGTGCATAATTGTGTGCCACTTGAAGTGAAAGAGACTACTCAGAAGACCTACTACTGAGCTCTGACATTTTACAGTTGGTTTCTAGAGGATAGGACTTGTTTCTGAATTCTAATATTATTTGTTTACTGAATCATAAAGGAGAGCAGAATAAAAAATTTGCATTTGCATTTGAATATGTTCTTCTTTATTCCTCAGCTCACACAAAATAACTCTACTGACTAGCTTTATCCTACAGACAGCACTAGAAAATAGTTTCGGAGTGGCAGGAAAGGTATGAGTGCATAGTTTTGAGGATATGCCATGGGACTTGGAAGAATGAAGCCTCTCCTGTGTGCAGATGAAGTGCATACAGTTTTATAACCCACAGTAAGAGTCATACAACTTAATCCTTTCTTTTGCATTTAGACTGGATAGGATGGAAATCTGATCATTACTTTTGATTAATCAATACATGGAGTCTGATCAATGTTTACAAGTTAAATTGAATAGGAATCGATCCACTTTTagggaaaattaaaatttttatcatgtAAAATCAAATATACTCTCACAGAATTTATACTTTTTTACTCGTCCTTTCTATAATACACACTCTTTTCGACAACCTCGAAAGAAACTTAAGAgcgctaaaaatattttttacattttttatctCTCTGTATCGACTATAAAGATATATAGAAgaataaaattttactttttaaGATTTCGTTCTTTCGATAAGACTGTAGTATGATTCTTTATCCTCATAGGATATTAGTTTTAAAAATCTCAAAATAGATATTAGATTAGTTGTTACAGTAACTTTAATTTGAGACATACAAGAAACCTTAGTAGatcaacaagaaagaaaaaaaaaagatgcataAGAGAGTAATCTTCCTAATGGAAAAAAAATCAAGCTTTGCCATCTACATCTATTAGAGCACATCCCTTTAAGAGAGAGAAACCAGATGATGCTGGATAACCTCTGTAGCTGACAGCAGATGGATTGAGAATTGAAGCAAACAATTTTGACACCCACACTCATTGGTTTCCCAATTCTGCATCTCTGCAAGAAGACTCAATGTGCACTTACATGTGCAGCTATGTTGTAAAGTATGCTGTGAATTATGTCCTCACAGCTCAGAAGGGCCACTGAGAATAATTATGAGGACAAATGTGAGCAAGAGTTGAGTCCTTCAACATCACCTGCCATAACCAGAAAGTGCTTCAAGGATTGCCATCCAAGAAAAAAATGGTCAATCCTCATTCATCCCAAAGGATAAAAAGGGGTGAAGGTGGAGTTGATGGGCAAAAATCATGGCATGGCAGAGACTTTCATGTTGGGGGCACACACCTCAGTGATCACTCACAAACAGTACCCTCAGTAGAAAGAGCAGCAAATAGCTCTTTTCCATGTGCCAATAGAATCAACTCCTCCTTGCACAGCAAATATTTGTTTGGATACACATGAATGAATTATGTTACAAGGAAAATTATGGAATAGTACAATAATCTTCTCATGAATATTTCTTTTAATGTCCACTCCCCATCAAGGAGTCACACAACAACCAGTCCTAGGCACTAGATTGAACCATACTGAGTACTAACACCAAGTAAATTGGTAATTGTTTCCTGGTGTAGGAGGCCTGCAGATGACAATAAGAACAAGAAGGACACCTTGAATGATCACAATGAAAAAAGAGTTAGGTTGAAACCAACAAAGAACCATGCAAAGTATGAAGGTCAAGTCACTCAATGGAGGGCCCATGACCTCCACTAAATGGAACAGGAATCCTATGAAGTATTACAAGCTTAACAATCTCAAAACACATTCCAAGATCACCACCATCTGCATGAGGGAACTTTGATTGATTGCACCTTTTGGCCCCTGTTGACCCATAGCAACTTAAAAAACACCATGTATGAAAATGGTTAGTGTGGCTCAAGGAGAAGGAACCATGCTTTGTGTCACTCATAATCAAATCAAATTGAATAATGCAGTAAAAGGAAAATATGAATTAGTTTCTTCTATTAAAGTCCTACAGATTTTATGAACCTAATGGCAGGGTGGACAAGCCAAATTAAGTTGACCTAAATACATGATACAACTAGGACCATTTCATGCAATTATTAGGCACATCAAAGTAAGACCTCAGAAATGGTCCTGATTTCATGTGCCACTGTGCCAGAAATCTGGTGCTCATTGAGAGTAGGAGAGAACAAAATCTGAGGCTTACCTTGCAAAGATAAACTTTTGAGTGTGATTCAATCATAGTTCCAAATCTTGTCTCTTTCACATACTTGACAACAAAGGTATGAGAGTAATTTTAGGTTATGTAAAGAAAATTGTCTTCTTCTTCTAACTTTGGCTAATAAATCAAATGCTAATGGAACTTGTGGCAAAGTTGTTTTTGGTGGTTGGGAGTTGCTATCAGTTTGGTTTGTATTGTGATGTGTGGAGGAACAAGGAGGGTTAAAGGGATAAGGTGACATAGAAGACATGGAGAGCATTGTTTCTGGGCTCTGTAAGCTGATTTGGGATGAGGTGCATTTTGGCTAAGAAATCAAGGTTGGATTGGAAGCTTATGAGTTGTGTGATGACTGTGACATCAAGTATCTATGTAATTTGCTGGCACAACCACCAAATTTTCCCCCTCATGATTTCCAGAGGCTCAAACTAATTTATCACCACAAACTTTCCTGTCCTAGTCCTTCTCTTTCTATCTCTCTTTGCACACACAAGAGCACATCATCCTTGTTAATGGAATTTAATATGCAAAGCCAGTGAAGCCTGTATTTATTGAGTGGACAGTGGCATTTTGCTTGATCCTAGGGTGTACTGACAGGATGAGCTCtttcttcatttttattctttgccaacaaaaaaaaaattcacaaggTTTAGGGTGTATGTAcaattaaaggaaaaaaagatcAATGAAAAGTAGGCTATTTGAATGAAGTCAATGAATTTAAGAGTTTTTTCTACAACTCATGACAATTATGCAACTGGCAAAATGCCAAGGACACTCCTGCATAAGTTGAGAGAGGCAATAATAGCAGTTCTCTCCTCAAAGGAATTATGATAGGCTGCACTCAATATGGTTTGTCCATTCCAAAGCATATGACCACATTCATCAGTCCCTAAATATACTGAATTGTAGTGATTCCAAAAGTGCAAGTTTTAGATGCTGATAAAAGGAATTACAGGAATAAAGGGAATAAAACAAAACTAAAGGCAGGCAAAAGAGATTCAAGAAAAGGATCTGGAATAAAGCAGTTGAGTAAAGTGAGACAGTGAAGAATGAAACAAATACCAAGTGTAAATTGTCAATGGAAATTAGTCAAGCAGTGTGTTGTGGTAAAATTCCACCTTAGAAAGTGTTCATGTCCTCTTCTGACTtgatctcttaaaaaaaaaaaaagtgaattctGATGAGGAATATTGCTCAACATTTGGCAGTCATCTGGACATAGAAAAGCTTAAAGAATAATGAACAATAGGGACCATGTTATGCACCTCCTCCTGTTTTGCCCTTTTGTTCAGTGAGTGCAAAACTGGTCAGGTAAAGAAAATAACATGAGATTCATATTAGGAGTGtctttattggaaaacttgaatgcttACAAGGAAGGACCCAGCAACCAAGTCAAAGACAGATTCTAAATTGGAGCAACATGGCTGCTAGTAATCCAACAACATAGTGCAGCTAATCATCAGATGTCTTGAACAAAGAGATGAATTGACTCTCAAGTCCCATCATTCATGAATGGTTTATTATTTCCATGCTGATCATAAGATAATGTGACCACTATGCTAGTGAGATGATACATGTTCTCCTCTTAATAAATATTTGAAGCTCACATCCTAAACTCCATGTCTAATGGTGCCTTAATCCATCCTTTTAATCCTATTACAAATTTAGCTTTCCTCATGTTCTTCAAATTCATAATGTGGGGACAGGTTATGTTCCAGGCTCTCTCACTGTGTGCCTCTCCTCCTCTGACAGCacagtcatctctctctctctctctctctctctctctctctctctctcacatctgTCTCCATCTATGCCATAAGCTTGATTCCTGATAGTGCAAGCAAAGCAAACACCCCACACTTTATTTTTGTTTGGTCACAACCCCATAAAACTTTCTCATTTTTCCTGTgccctgtaaaaaaaaaaaaaacctgcttTTCATTATCTTGTTCCAACATTTGTGCTCTCTCAGTACTGCTGTGAGCCCCTTATTTTAGTTGTCTCACAACCCAACCCTGCAACCAAAAACACTTCATTTCCTTCCCTTCTGACTCCTTCCACACCTTTGGCTTTTCttgctcttcctcttcttccatctAAGCTCCTCCTAATGCCCTCTTCCTGCCATGGAAAGCACATTGGAGGATACACTGAATCTTCCCATGGAGTAATGGAATACGCTCCATGCAAATTTTCCTACTGACCTCCGAGCCTTGACAAGAGGATATTACTTCTGGCTTTGGCCTTGCAACCAGCCTGCACCCTGcagctcagagagagagagagagagagagagagaggtgggtttGTTCTGTCCTAGTTCTCAAGCAATCTGCATTGCTGCATGACGCCAACAATCATGGGGGTATGTCTAACTGTTTTCATCAGTTGTACTTCGAGACAATGAGGTGGTGACCTGAATGCTAGGAGGAAATCTCTAGGCAATGCTGTTTTCCTCATAGGGAGGAAGTGTGATCTCCTACAGGCAACAAGAGATTCCTAAGGTGTCTTTTGTTTAAGGCTCAGGGCTTTACCTTCCTAGATAAAGAGGTCAGTACTGGTCTTAAGATTACAATGACTACATGGTCTTGTTGCAGTTCCGAAGCTCTTCCCTGttattgttcttcttcttacagaAAAGAGAAGATCTCAAACTAGTCATTTGGAACAAATCGTCGAGTCCTATTTTAAATGTTTGCCTAAATTAAACTGTTAATCTCACTTTATTCtaattttccttttttccttctttgtgtCTCCTCCAATCTGTGTTTTTAGAACCCGGATAAGGTTCTTTGGAACCTCAAAGCTTCTATTTAGACTCCCAAGGATTCCAAACCCAAAGCCTCAGCTCACATCTCGATCCTTGGGGTTGGGTAGTTCAAATTCTGCTTCTCCTTCCTCTACTAATTTTTTATTTGGTTTCTTTTGTCCTTGGAACTTTTCCTTCTGGGATTGAGGTCAAAAAGAAcacataaaagaaagaaagagcacAAAGATTGAGAGAGAATGGATCTTTCTGGTCATGAAGGAGAGATCCCAATCCCAATAACCAGTGCATACGTTGGTGGCCATGGCCAAACCAACATGCGTGACACCCCCCCCATCCACCACCCCTCCAAtggccctcctcctccgcctcctcccctaCCCATTGCCACCACAGAGGACCACCAGCGCCACCACCACGCTACCAACTCCCACAGCACCAAGAAAGGGGTGGCGGTGAGGTACAGGGAGTGCCTCAAGAACCATGCAGCCTCCATTGGTGGGAATGCCACCGATGGCTGCGGTGAGTTCATGCCGAGTGGTGAGGAGGGAAGCCTGGAGGCCTTGAAGTGCTCTGCCTGCGGTTGCCATCGGAACTTCCACAGGAAAGAGACGGAAGGAGAGTCCTCATGCGACTGCTTCCACCCCCTCAGGGGGAGGAAGGTGATGGGTCAGAAGGGCCTCCTCCTCTCGGGATCCGATGCATTTGGCTACGGCCCTGCGTGCAATGGCCTCATTCCAAGGGCAACCCCACACAGCATGATCATGCCTCTGGGTGCCATCCAGACCTCCGAGTCCGACGAGATGGAAGGCGTGGGTGGAATGATGGCGAGGCCTCTCATGGTGAAGAAGAGGTTCCGGACCAAGTTCACCCCTGAGCAGAAGGAGAAGATGCTGAGCTTTGCCGAGAAGGTTGGCTGGAAGCTCCAGAAGCAGGAGGAGAGTGTGGTGCAGCAGTTCTGCCAGGAGATCGGGGTGAAGAGGAGGGTCCTCAAGGTGTGGATGCACAACAACAAGCACCACTTGGCAAAGAAGAACCCTCTCcagcttgaatgaccattacctcactctcatttccatggattgtcTTCGTCATTTCATGAGCTTTTGTCTTCCTCGGACTTCATCAAGCTTAGATGTCAATCCTTTCAGTGTTATCCATGCATTGTGTTTACATGAAGGCAGCAGACCTCAAGTTGCTATCCTTCCTTGTTGCACCGCAGCAGCAGAAGCTGGTTTCTGGGTTTTGGATGCATCACTTGGTGAGGCTAAACATGCATGCATTCTCCTGTGACTTGTTTTGTGGCAATTAATTAGCATTAATGACCATAAACCATCTGCATCTTCACCCTCATCTGTCGTGATTAAGATTCACCAAGGTCACAGCATTTACTAAATCACATGATTTTAGCTTTGGCACCACTCTCCTGAAATGAATGCTTCCTGGGTTTCCTTGTGAGTTTGCTCATTGACAAAGTTCGTGCACTGCAATGAGGCAAAAAGTGCAGGTGATACAGTGAAGCAGACTTCTTTTGTGTCAATGCAAGCTGCTGCCAGTCAACTTTGAGCTTAATAACTTGAAGCTTTGCTGTATTTTAGATGCAGGTCACAGTCTGGGAAGGATTAGTGGACTCCATCATGCTCTTCCCATGTTGTAGGAGTAGCCTGCAAAGGTTAGGTCTGGATCATAAGTTTCACTGCCACCATAGGCTCTGTCTGGGTACACTGGAAGCCTACTACAGAAGGACCCAACATAGGAGGGTCAGGCTCATTTAGTGGCATTTATATCAGAGTATATGCAAGCTTTGATGGAAGCTGCTCCGTCGGAGAGACGGTGTTTCCCGGTCACCTATCACAGCTTTGACCCCGACTTCAGCTCCATTTATGCTGAGAAATCCACTCGAGTATCCTCAACAGAGCACATAGCATCCAATAATCATGTAAAATCACAAGTCATTATGCCTAACATGACAGGAAGGGAGGAAAACTTCTCAGGTGCTTCAACTAACTATTCTTAGCATCATCCTTCTCAGGAATGAGTCTCTGATCTCGGCAGGTTCATCTTGTTGCCATGCAAATGGCAGCATTACTGGCTTCCATCTCCAGAGGAAACAGATTCAAATGTTTGATTTGTCTTGCAACTCTCTATATCTCTCTCTGTTCTTGTATCAGTTCAACAACCAAGCATGCAGAAGTGTATGATTTGTCTTATGGAAGCTGTGCTCATTCTGCACTCTTGTGGCTGGTGGGGAACTCATGGCCTGAACATTCTGCACTGCAAGAATAAGAACATAGGTCCCTCCCATTCAGGCTTCATGTTTGCAAAGTCCAGTACCAGTATTGGcccaaaacatatttgatgaagCCTAAAGGAGGTAGAAAAACAGGATTCAAATACtatgttttatataaatatttttaattaaacaccCCTCCAGGTGAAACAGAGAGGCACAAATGTAGGATTCAAACTCATGACCTATTTTGATATCTTTGATTGAACTACCAGTAGCTCCAGAAATTGAAGTTATGAAGAAAGAATCCAATCTAAATTTTGCTCACTATATTAGGTGTGAAGTATGACTAATTCCCCAAGCCTGGAGAACCCTAATGGATTAGCTGATCCCCTGTTCTTCACATCCTGTGAGGTCAACTGTTATTCTTTACTCAATGAGAAGGTATTGGATCAAATTGCAGAAAATATTTATGTTGATTTCTTGCAAAATTACTCTCGTGGAGTGTCatcaataatcatcaatgaagtgTTATTCTTCGATCTCAATCGACTAAATTGATTGAATAAAAGTACGAGGACCATAGGGATGATGATATATTGTTATCGAGCTCTATGAAAAATTATATCCTTAAttaaattcaaaatatttaaatattttagttagAGGTTTCGTAAAATCTTTTTTTAGGTATATTCTATTTCTTCTCGTACCACTAATACTAATTATTTTAATACCTTTAAATATAAATTCTACAGGCCTCCTCATATCCGCACCATGTTAAATAATTATTCCTTATTTTATTCTCCATCAAACTACACTTAATTATTCAGAaatgtgatttttcttttttttagttatatatataactaaaattaattttgttatataaaaaaatattttaattttcttaaaatatcTGTCAAATTAGTTATTTATTAAGCTGTTGAAATGATCAGATACATCATTTGAAATATTTGATAGTTtaagttattttatttttctgattGGTTCGAAATCGAATCAGAATCGTCGATTTTGATAGTGATTTGAAATCCTAAGAACTAAAATCGAATGGTCCGAACTCGATTTTGGTTCAGTTCGAAACCACTGAACCGCTAGACTCGATTGAGCTCCGGTTCGAGTTTGGGTAGAGTCGAACCGTGGTTGGGCTGCTCGATGAACCCGTTCTGCGTTCACGGGAAGTCAACAATTCTTTCGCACAGGAGGACTCTTTGGTAATTTTATACAGAAAGGGGGAAATCATCctattttgtatgaaataaagtattaatatattatatattcagCTACTAAAACCCATCTACCTCTTCTTCCTCAGGACTCAAAAAAGTTCCGATAGCTCTGTCCTCCTCGAAGACTTCACCGactgaagagaagggaaaggcgaCGAGGGAGACGGAGCTGGGGAAGGGATAGAGATGGTGGGGAAGAGATCGAAGCCGGcgaagggaaaggagaagggcTTCGCGTGGAAGCTTCCGGTCGTCAAAACCGAGGACCTCGGCAAGCTCGGCCCTGGTCTCAGCTTCGGCGCCGGCTGCGGTGTGGGCGTCGGTATCGGCCTCTTTGGAGGttccttctcctctctctctctctctctctctctctctctctctctctctctctctctctctctctctctctcacacacacacacacacaccttctTTGTTTTGATGATTAGGAACTCCGTTGATTGGGCCGTAAACTTGGTACCTTTTCTCTCCTTAGTGTGTTTTCTTCATGGGTTTTGGAGATTTATACTGGTATgtggatccttttttttttcttggttctTCTACGGCTGCTTGTTTCTAACTGAGTTAAGCATCGAGGTGTGGTGTTAGTGTTGTGACTTAGGAAGGGAAAATGTGGGGATTTGTCTTTTTCCTTCAAAAAAACGAGAATCGGTTCTGAGGAACTGATTCGAAATACATTAGCTAGATGAGAACCGAAAGTATGTGGATCGAATTTTTAGGGGAAGTCTTTGGTATGAGTTTGACAATTACTCTAGTCTTGAGTATATAAAAGATCAATGCTTGTGTTTGTTTAAGAAATGGAGAGGAAATTATTTGGATTTTACCTTTTCTCTTCTCTACATCGATTATGCGAAGCATGATGAGATCATGTATTAGTATGATACTTTGAATTTGAGTCTTTTTTGTTAAAAGATCAGAACATAGGGTTTTATGCTTGTTTGATATTTTTGTGGCAGCTATGGGGTGCCCACATTTCATTGCTGCTAACATTCTACGGTCAAATGTGTTATGGCCTAATGGCCACGATCAATTGTGGTTAGAGCTTCATCAATTATTTATTACGTTCAATTTGGTTTATAACAAAAAAGGTCTTTGAGTTAAAATTGTTGGATTAAGCTCTGAATTGTAGGTATTTGTTGTTTGAAATTGAATTGACCTAGCCTTATTTTAGGTATTTCTTGCTGTGTCAGAACATGCTTCTAAAAGTTGGAGTTTGCATATTGTTGGTTGCATTTAATTTAGGAAGATGGGCACAACTTTCTGTTGGAGCCCATACACCCCTGCAGCCCAAAGGGGAGGAACTAGTTCTATATATAAGAATGTAAGGTTTCATTGTTAAAACTAGATGCCGAAAAGGTGGTTGTCCCAGTTGTATTTACTGTCTTGAGCTGCTATTCATGgtgaaacaaaaacaaaatagtgTTTGTTTTTCACATGGGATAAGGAGCAGTGTTCTCTAGCAATGCTAACTTTGTTAtaaattatgtgatttttagattaAACAAGCATGTTCGAACTTGCTCCTTTAGCTGCCATGAGTACATTTAAGAGGCAGATTGTTTATTAACTGAAGAAAGCAAAGAGTAACAAGGATATATTCCTATTATCATAATGTTCTTAGATGTATAGCTGATTCATGTATATCTTCTACAACAAAAGTTGAAGGCTTTTCATTGTTACAAAGTTGAACTTGGAAATGCATAGGTTGATGCTTCTCGctacattcattcattggttgagGTAACTGATGACTAATATTGTCTTCTCGAATTATTTGACACAGGTGCAGGCCTAGGGGCCGGGTTTCCTGGCTTACAGTTTGGCATTGGAGCTGGTGCCGGGTGTGGAATAGGTTTAGGTTTTGGTTATGGCATGGgaaaaggagtttcatttgatgAGAATGGAAAACACACAAATGTGGGCAAGCTATTCGAAGGAAATCCCCCGTCTCGGTAAGGCCTACTCTTACATGAAATATGT is from Musa acuminata AAA Group cultivar baxijiao chromosome BXJ1-6, Cavendish_Baxijiao_AAA, whole genome shotgun sequence and encodes:
- the LOC103989360 gene encoding zinc-finger homeodomain protein 4-like, which codes for MDLSGHEGEIPIPITSAYVGGHGQTNMRDTPPIHHPSNGPPPPPPPLPIATTEDHQRHHHATNSHSTKKGVAVRYRECLKNHAASIGGNATDGCGEFMPSGEEGSLEALKCSACGCHRNFHRKETEGESSCDCFHPLRGRKVMGQKGLLLSGSDAFGYGPACNGLIPRATPHSMIMPLGAIQTSESDEMEGVGGMMARPLMVKKRFRTKFTPEQKEKMLSFAEKVGWKLQKQEESVVQQFCQEIGVKRRVLKVWMHNNKHHLAKKNPLQLE
- the LOC135677002 gene encoding glycine-rich cell wall structural protein 1-like — translated: MVGKRSKPAKGKEKGFAWKLPVVKTEDLGKLGPGLSFGAGCGVGVGIGLFGGAGLGAGFPGLQFGIGAGAGCGIGLGFGYGMGKGVSFDENGKHTNVGKLFEGNPPSRGQIGGLIDEAVVTAKNLVKATSREIEKWR